The following DNA comes from Candidatus Zixiibacteriota bacterium.
CACATATTCTGATTGCGCAGAATAATATCATCCGGCAATTCCAGATTAACTGGCACAAAATTCATAATGGCTTTAATGCCTGCCTCAACTACATCATTGGCAACAGATTGCGCCGCCTGAATAGGTACTGCAATAATTACCATATCAATATTTTCAGCTATGGCAAGCTTTTTGAAATCCTTGAAATCAGATACAATAATCCCCTTATTATTTGAACCAATCTTACGTTGGTCATTGTCAAAAAGAAGCTTTATATTGAAACCCTGTTTAGCAAACTCCTTATATGAAACCAGAGCCGACCCGATATTTCCAAGACCTATAAGCGCAACATTCCATAATCTGTTTAAACCTAAAATTTCGGCAATCCTGTTGATTAATTCATTAACCGGATAACCCAGACCCCTTGTTCCAAAGCTACCAAAAAATGATAAGTCTTTTCTTACTTGAGCAGGTGTAAGTTTTTCTCTTTTAGCCAGTTCTTTTGATGAAATTGTCTGAATATTTTTGTTTTTGAGAGTTGCTAAAGCTCGGTAATAAATTGACAACCGATAAATCGTAGATTCTGAAACTTTCTTTGTGGTTAACATAAATATCTATTCATAAAACCATTTTTTGTTTGTGAACTGTTTCACATAAAGCAAAATAACAATTAGTTAAGCGTTGTCAAGATAAAAATATTCAAGAGTTTCCCCTTTTTTTCAGAATATAGCAGGTCGGGTTCCGACTCGCCGAAGGCGAGGAAAAACCCGACACCTCTCGCAATCCAGTAGGCTAAAACTACTTGAGGTTTGACATATTTAACTTGCGATTCAAGTCCCAAGTGGACTTAACCTGTTTCTATAATTTCCATTATATTAGCCCTGATTATTCATAAAATCAATTTTGTTATTAGAAATAAGCATTTAATCTCATGGGCAATAATAGGATAAAAACAATATCAGAAACCAATTGAGAATATAGAGCGTTTTTGCGCTGTTAAAAGTTGCCTTGTGTTGTCGGAAGTTGCTCCGATAGCTCTGGCGGAAATGTTTTACAACCGACAGAGAAGACATTCAGCTTTAGGTTATAAATCGCCCGTTGACAAAGTTTCGCTTTGCTATATGTTATTGAAGAACTAAATCGAAAAGACCGGACATTAGTGAAAATAAATATATTTTCCATAGACGAATGCCTTATAATATGTTATAAACTAAGCGGTTGATGCATATTCTTATTTCAGGAAACATTTGTGTGTTGATTAAAAAAAACAGACATTTTAAACCAATTTGTTTAATAATGTGTCTAAAATTACGAATGAGATAATGATGGACAGGCTGGAACGATTTAAAGAAGGCAATGAACAGGCTTTTGGACAGCTTGTCAATCAGTATAAAGAAAGGATTTACCGGGTGGTTTTGCGAATTGTCAGAAATAACGAAGAGGCAAAGGATTTAGCGCAGGAGGCTTTTGTTAAAGCTTATTACAACCGACAGTCTTTCCGCGCCGACTCCGGTTTTTATTCGTGGGTCTATCGTATTGCTGTCAATCTGGCGCTCAATTATGTCAAGCGCAATCGCGACCGTCAGGTGGAATCAATCGATTCTATTGCGCCCTCTAATTTTGCGGTAAGCCAAACGAACGAGCTTGAAAATGCCGAATTGGGCAAGGCGATTAGCGCCGGTGTTGAAAAACTGCCGCCCCGTCAAAAAACAGTTTTCGTCCTGCGTCATTATGAGGAAAAACCCTACTCTGAAATCGCGGAAGTACTATCGATAACTGTGGGCGCCGCCAAAGCAAACTACCATCAAGCCATACAAAAACTTAAAAAATCTTTAAGCTTATATCTCAAGGAAGGGAGGCTGTCGGCATGAAATGTTCAAAGTGCCGAGATTTGCTTGATGATTATATCAGGGGCTGGCTTGATATATCACGGGCTAAGGAAATCGATAATCATCTGGCTGTATGCAGAGAATGCGCCGCAGAATATGAGTCGCATAAAGACCTGCTTTCGATTCTCGAATCAGAGCCGGAACTTGTTATAGAAAGCAGCGAGCTTGCCGATTTCGTACCGGGCATCTGGCAGAAAATTGAAAAGAACAGGAAAATACCGCTATCCGGCTGGCTGTTCAAACTTGTCCCATCTCTGGCAACCGCGCTTCTGTTATCGTTTTTTATCCTTAAACCGCCGGTTGATATTAGCATCAATTGGGGCAGTTATCAAGAAGATACGGAAACATATAGCGACAGTGATTATTTTACGCTCTTAGGTTCGTTGTTATCGGAAAAAGATGTAGAGACATTAGCTCTTTTTGAGAATGAGCTGTATTTTGAAAATCAGTTATATAGCAATAACTATTTGAGCTATTTTGAGTTATTAAGCGACGAGGAATTAGAGTTATTTGAAAATAAATTAAGCAAACTTTTTAATGATGCGGGGTAATTTTATGAGAGCATTAAAATTAATCATGATAGTTTTTATTCTAAGTATGACAGTCAAGGCGTTAAGTCAGCCATATCCTGATGAGTTTTTTGATGGGCCAGTGAAAGGACCCGGACACGAACGAATCAGGGAAAGAATTAAAACTATCAAAATCTGGAAACTAACAGAGGAACTGAACCTGACTGAAGAGCAAGCAGAAAATTTCTTCCCGGCCTACCAAAAACATCAGGGCGAAAGGGAGGGGATTAACGCCGAACGCAAGGAGTTATTGAAGCAGCTCGATGGACAAACAAAGAAAGAAAATGCCGATGATAAGGAAATTATCAGGTTGTTAGACCAGCTTGAAAACCTTAATCGGCAGATGAACGAAAAGCGAATAGAATTCCGCAGGAAGCTTGAAGGCATCCTGACAACCCGTCAGCTTGGACAGCTGGTTATTTTCGAACTGCGTTTTCAGCATCAAATCAGGGAAATCATTAGAGATACTCAAAAAGATATGCGTGATTCCATGAAAAGAAACAGGCGAAACAGATAAAAAAGGAGAAAAAAATGAAAACATTATTCGCCCTCTTGGTTTCGGCAATTTTACTGGCGCCGTCAGTAATACAGGCTCAGCCCTGCCATCTTCTGGCGATGGCTGATGAACTCAATCTTACCGACAATCAAATCGAACAATTAAGCGCAAGCATTATCGCTTTTAAAAAGGAAACGGTTCAGATTAGGGCTGATATGAAAAAAGCCGAAATCGAGCTTCAAGAGATTATGCTGCAAAAGCAAATCAACAAAAAAGCGGCATTAAAAAAGAGCGATGAAATTTCAGCTATGAAAGCTCAAATGAGGAAAAAACAGCTATCTGATAGAATTGATAAGCTTAATATTCTCGATGGTAAACAGCGGGCTGAGGTTCGCAAGATAATGATGCTTAAA
Coding sequences within:
- a CDS encoding zf-HC2 domain-containing protein — its product is MKCSKCRDLLDDYIRGWLDISRAKEIDNHLAVCRECAAEYESHKDLLSILESEPELVIESSELADFVPGIWQKIEKNRKIPLSGWLFKLVPSLATALLLSFFILKPPVDISINWGSYQEDTETYSDSDYFTLLGSLLSEKDVETLALFENELYFENQLYSNNYLSYFELLSDEELELFENKLSKLFNDAG
- a CDS encoding redox-sensing transcriptional repressor Rex, with translation MLTTKKVSESTIYRLSIYYRALATLKNKNIQTISSKELAKREKLTPAQVRKDLSFFGSFGTRGLGYPVNELINRIAEILGLNRLWNVALIGLGNIGSALVSYKEFAKQGFNIKLLFDNDQRKIGSNNKGIIVSDFKDFKKLAIAENIDMVIIAVPIQAAQSVANDVVEAGIKAIMNFVPVNLELPDDIILRNQNMCIELEHLSFALTNKINKL
- a CDS encoding sigma-70 family RNA polymerase sigma factor produces the protein MMDRLERFKEGNEQAFGQLVNQYKERIYRVVLRIVRNNEEAKDLAQEAFVKAYYNRQSFRADSGFYSWVYRIAVNLALNYVKRNRDRQVESIDSIAPSNFAVSQTNELENAELGKAISAGVEKLPPRQKTVFVLRHYEEKPYSEIAEVLSITVGAAKANYHQAIQKLKKSLSLYLKEGRLSA